AACAGAATGGAGACCAAATGGAATTAGCACGCcatagtaaaataaaccattcAGTGCCGGTTcattttgaaacgtcaaataagggacctaattcCACTGCATGAAAATTAACTTAACCATATCACTGGCAGTGCGTTGACTTAACTCAAATGGACACTCACatcaattgaattaattttattcgcaaaatatataagtcaggtcaggtcaaatcAAGGGCTCTTGCTGGGTTTATTGTACTCTGCCGTGGAATGAGAATTGTAGTACctaaacaaaagatttttattaaaacttgGATACAATTGCTAAAACTTTTGCGGTCCGATTATGTCGGTACTTTCGTTGCTTTAACAATACTTTGTAAATGAGTTGTGATAATATCAGAGATGAATAGGAAACCACTGCAAATAGAAAGTGAAGCCTTCACTACAGCCATGATGTACGTTTCTGGACCGTAAAGGAAGTGTTTGTGTCCCATTTTATCAAGTTTCAATGCCACCGAATCAGCGGTCGCGTGTGTCAGATAAGTAATGATCTTTTGCAGAAAATTATACTTTCTGGTATGATCATCGGTAACCGggagaaattttttgactCGAACGATATCATTTCGACTCCATTCTACGAAAATGAGCGCACCAGTTGCGATGAAAAGAATACAGCCGAGCGAACTGATGCCGACATCGACAGTCCGGTTGATAGGATTGCCAGTATTTTTCACTATAAAAGAAgagaacaaaaatcaaattttaaa
The sequence above is a segment of the Bradysia coprophila strain Holo2 unplaced genomic scaffold, BU_Bcop_v1 contig_70, whole genome shotgun sequence genome. Coding sequences within it:
- the LOC119083726 gene encoding uncharacterized protein LOC119083726, whose protein sequence is MNPSTTIRIFRLAELMTIIVCLVLHFKTPEETDPLTIVLASGTFFGYFIILVGWFAMKNTGNPINRTVDVGISSLGCILFIATGALIFVEWSRNDIVRVKKFLPVTDDHTRKYNFLQKIITYLTHATADSVALKLDKMGHKHFLYGPETYIMAVVKASLSICSGFLFISDIITTHLQSIVKATKVPT